The DNA sequence TCCATTTGCCATTTGCTAATATTTCTGGTAAAATTGAACCCTATATCCCAAACTCCCCCATCACTTGAACCTCGAATACATCCAGACACTGGCACCCGATGCGGCCCATCTCCAAAGGAGCCAGAAGTTTTCCCGACCAGCCACTTGGGAAACCATTGGAGGAAATGAACAGGCCATTTGGGGAACCTGTTCAGGAAGCGGAAGAACACCTTACCAAACCAAGGTCGACCTCCATGGTATCGCCTATTCCTGCACTTGCCCAAGCAGGAAGTTTCCCTGCAAACACGCTTTGGGACTCTTGCTCCTCAAAGCCAAAGACCCCGGCAAAATCCCGTTCAAGACGCAGCCAGAATGGGTCACCACTTGGCTTGAAAAACGCGCACTCAAAGCCGCCCAAAAAGACAAACCCGCCACCCCCATAGACGAAGAGGCCCAAGCCAAACGAAAGGCCCAACGAATGGACAATATGGCCGCGGGCATTCGCGAGCTGAGATTGTGGCTCCAAGATGCCGTCAGGATGGGGACCGCCGACCTCTCCCAACAACCCAACACCTACTGGGAAGCACTCCGCGCAAGGATGGTTGATGCGCAAGTCTCCGGACTGGCAGGGCGCATAGATCGCCTTGCCTCCGCATTCCAGTCTGGGGATTGGCACGAATACGCCGCACAAAACATCGCTGAATTATTCCTGATTACGGAAGCATTTGAACGCAGAGAGTCGCTCTCCGACGCGCTCCAAACCGAATTGATGACCTTGCTGGGAAGCCATGCCAAGAAAGAGGAAATCCTCCAACAAGCGGGCAATCAAGACCAATGGCTAATCGTGGGACAGCGATTCGAATTGGGAGAACGATTCACCACTCGTAGAACTTGGCTGCAAGGAATGTCCAGCGGCAAATCCGCGCTCATTCTCGACTTCTCGGCAGGCGGCAGAAATTACGATTATCAGCTCGTGCCGGGAACCATCGTCGAAGCTGTTTTGGCATGGTATCCGAGCCCTGCACCTGTACGTGCGCTCATCAAGCAGCAGATCAAGATGTGTCCGAATCAGCCATTTGCGCCCGTTCACAAGAACTTTGCCTCCTTCCAGAGAGCGTATGCGCAGGCACTCTCTATTCATCCATTTTTTGGATTGGCCCCTTGCTCTGTGAGCCAGATGAAACTACAGGCCATCGAGGATCGCTGGCACCTCATCGACCAAGAAGGACGCGCAGTACCCATCACCCGCAATTGGCCGCTCCTCTGGAACCTATTGGCCATCTCCGGTGGACATACCATCGATGTGTTCGGAGAGTGGGACGGACAGTCTCTCTGGCCACTTTCCGCTTCCCTAGATGGGCAGTGGTATGCATTGACGCCGCCATTGACTTATGACCATGAAGCAGACTGATCTACATACCTCCCTGACCCTTGGACTCAACCGGAGACCTTTTCGGACCGAAGAGTCCGTCCAGACCCAAGAGGATTTGGCCTTTCTCCGCGCACTGACTCGACATGAGAAGGAAAGGCAAGGCGCCTCCATCAGTCAGATTGTCTCGATCACAGACTCGATTACGGCACCGGTGGAAACGGCTGCATGGACGCCTATGATGGCGACGAGCATCCTCAAACGCATGATCTCCCAAGATCAATCCTCCTCCGTGGAAGAAGCCTGTACATTGGCCGCGGATCTGGATTATCATATCGCGCCAGACGCACTCCCCTCCTTGCTCGAATATGCAGAATCGAATACGCCTCCTCCCTTTTTCCTGCAAGTACTGGGAGAAAGAGGTCGCTGGCTGGCCGGACAACATCCCACCTGGAAACGCATGCTCCCTCCCTCGGAAGATTCATGGGAATACGGCAACCCCGAGACTAGGCTCCGATTCCTGACCTTCCTACGGCAAGAAGATCCCTCCCATGCCCGGGAATTGCTGGAGGCAACCGCCAGTCAGGAATCCCCGCAGACCTTGGCCAAATTCATTGGAACATTTCGCATAGGCTTGACCCAAGCAGACAACGATTTTGTGGAAACCATGCGCGCCCATCGTCGGAAGGAAATTCGGACGGCCGCTACGGAAGTTCAGGCATTTATCGAAGGCGGCGGCAGAGATCTCCGGTTGAGAAATGCGCTCGGTCCTTACCTCAAAATACACAAGGGCATGCTGGGCAAGGCCCGTTGGGAAGTGACCCTTCCGACTCAGTTTCAGGATGCATGGAAGGCAGAAGGCATTCAGGCGAAAAGTAAGAACGTATATCAGGACCTTGGGCAAAAATCCATCTGGATGGCCCAACTCGTCGCGGGGGTTTCCCCCAAGCATTGGGAATCCATATCCAACAAAAGCGCCGAGCAATTGGTGTCCATGACTCTGCAAAGCGAATGGGGCTTCATGCTCATACATGGCTTTATCGCTGCGACAGTCAGATTTCGAGACCCGGACTGGGCGGCAGCCCTGCTCAATCTATATTCCGTCAGAAAGCCCTACCAGTTTCCCGCATTCAAAGAAAAGCGGATGGGCACATGGGATCGAGAAGTGATCTCTCACTTGTTTCAGGAAGATCAGCTAGCCACTTTGCTGGACACCGTTTCGAGAACCCAAAGAATCCAGATGTTGGGGACATTAAATGAAGGCTCCTTTTGGCAAGCCTATCATTGGCTCCCGCATCTTCCGGAACCATTGACCGAAGGTGCCGCTTTGACTGTGTGCAAGATGCTGAAATTCCAGCTGGACCAATTCCATCATTCCCTGCCCCATTCGGTTCGAAGATTCACCTATGATTTACCCAAATACACCCATTGGATTCCCCCAAAACTCTATCCGCAAGTCGCTCAGATTTGGGCATGGAATCCGCTGGAAGTACAATGGTACCATCCCTACTTGGAGAGAGCCCTCCATCAGCTCGATCTGAGATATCGCTTTTACCAATCCATGAACCAAGCATAAACCTCTAGAGATGAGTCAAGCAATCAGACAACATGCAGAGCAGGCATTCGAAGCCGAAATCGAAGCCCTCAAGCAAGTCGACACCTATCCCAAGCCTCCCAATTGGCAGCTCAGCCCTTGGGCGGTTCTCCAATATCTCATGGGGGGCACACTGGAAAATGGATTCGAGCTTGAGCCCAAGTACATCGGCAATTCCCGGGTGATCGAAATAGCCATCGCCACGTTGGCCACAGACCGTGCCCTCTTGTTGCTCGGTGTCCCCGGCACCGCCAAAACGTGGGTGGCAGAGCACCTCACCGCAGCCATCAGCGGGGACAGCACCTTGCTGGTACAGGGAACCGCAGGAACTCCAGAAGAAGCGATCAGATATAGCTGGAATTATGCCCAGCTGCTTTCCAAGGGCCCCAATCGTGAAGCATTGGTTCCAAGCCCCATCATGCGCGCTATGGAATTGGGCAAAATCGGCCGTGTGGAAGAATTGACCCGACTGCCTGCCGATGTACAGGATACCCTGATCACGCTCCTTTCAGAAAAGATGTTGCCTATTCCAGAGCTGGAAGACGAGGTGATGGCCCAGCAGGGATTCAACTTGATCGCCACCGCCAATGACCGAGACAAAGGCGTGAACGACCTTTCAAGCGCCTTGAGGAGACGATTCAATACGGTCATCTTGCCGCTACCTGCTACTTTGGAGGAAGAAGTGGACATCGTTTCGACCCGCGTTTCCAGCATTGGCAAAATGCTTCAACTGCCTACAGAAGCGCCTGCTGTAGACGAAATCAAACGATTGGTGACCATCTTCCGAGAATTGCGTGGGGGAAAATCACTCGATGGCAGCACACGCCTGAAATCCCCTTCCTCCACATTGAGTACCGCAGAAGCCATTTCAGTGGCCATTCAGGGCATTTCGCTCGCGTCGCACTTTGGAGATGGCACCTTGAAAGCCAAAGATCTCGCTGGGGGATTGGTAGGCGCCATCGTGAAAGAACCAGATGCTGACCAGATGGTGCTCAAGGAATATCTGGAAACAGTCGTCAAGGAACGAGGCGATTGGAAGGACCTTTATCGTGCAGTCAAGGAAATCCTCTAATGGGAACTCACATTTTCGGCATTCGGCATCATGGGCCCGGGTCGGCACGCATGCTAGCCCGAGCCCTAGAGGAATTGCAGCCTGATTGCATCCTGATCGAAGGGCCTCCGGAGGGCGACAAATTGATCCACCATATTACCCATCCGGATATGGTGCCTCCCGTCGCATTGTTGCTCTATCACCCCAAGGCCATTGATCGAGCGGTCTATTACCCATTTGCGGAATTCTCGCCAGAATGGCAGGCCATCCGCCACGGGTTGCGCCATCAAGTCCATACCCAATTCATGGATTTGTCCCCGGGGTATTATTGGCCCAAGGACAATGAACCAGCCGGGGAGATTCCCCTTGCTCCCCCCAAGCAAGACCTTTTGGGGAGAATTGCCGAAGTAGCTGGATATCCCAAAGGGGAAAGTTGGTGGGAAGAGACCGTAGAGCGCAGATACGATCAAGCAGATCATTTCGAAGCGCTCAATGAACTGATCGGAACGGTCCGGGCACAACTGGAAGAAACGCATCCCACGGATCTTCACACCCTCCGTAGAGAGGCAATGATGCGAAAGCACATACGGGCAGCCATGAAGAAGTTTGACCGGATTGCCGTCGTCTGCGGAGCATTTCACGGACCAGCACTGGCCACACTTCCAGCCGCCAAAGCAGATAACGCGCTGCTCAAAGGCATGAAAAAGGCCAAATATGTAGCGACATGGATCCCTTGGACCTACGAGCGCCTGTCCTATTTTTCTGGATACGGTGCAGGAGTGACCTCTCCCGCCCTGTATGAATTGCTGTTCGAGCATGACCGCGAGGGCTTGGTCCAGACATGGATGACCCGAGTGGCCCGCCTGTTCAGGTCCGAAGATATGGACGGTTCGCCTGCGCATGTCATCGAGGCAGTGAGACTGGCCGAGGCCTTGGCATTGCTCCGTGGCCATACCGTACCGGGACTCGACGAATTGTTCGAGGCTGTCCAGACGGTATTTTGCTTTGGAGATGACGCCCCGTTGGAACTGGTACAGCAACAGCTGATCATAGGAGATAACATGGGGACCGTTCCCGATGACGCTCCCACCCTACCCTTGCAAGCACATATCAGGGCCTTGCAGAAACGACTTCGATTGGCTGTCAGCAATAGCGCCTCTACCGTGGAGTTGGATTTGAGAAAGCCCTTCCATTTGGAGAAGAGCCATTTTCTCCATCGCCTTCAACTCCTCGGAATCAAATGGGCCAATCCTGCCGAAAGTCGAGCTTCACTGGGAACTTTCCGGGAGACCTGGCAATTGAAATGGCGGCCCGAGCATGAAATACAGGTTGTGGAAGCGGCCACTTGGGGAAACACCCTTCCTCAGGCTAGCGCGACCAAGGTTCGGCAAATCCTCAAAAATGGCCCCACTCTGCCTCAATTGGCGGAATTACTGGAGCAGCTTTTCCGCGCCGAGCTACCGGACGAAGTTTACCGCGTTTCCAGAGCACTCTCGGAGGAAGTCGCCCTAGATGCGGATGTTCGACATCTGATGGGAACCCTCCCTGCTTTGGTGAGGATGATGCGCTACGGCGATGTCCGGAAAACCCAGTCCGAGCAAGTCGAGGAAGTGCTCAAGGCCATCTTGCCAAGGATTTGCATCGGATTGCCCAATGCATGCAGGAATTTGGATGAAGATCATCAGACTGAGTTATTCGAGCAATTCATTGCCCTCAATCAGGCGATGCAGATTGCCTTGGGGCTTCCCGCATTCAGCGCTTTCCAGCCCAATTGGAAAGGCCTCCTTCTCCAATTGGGAAACATGGAATTATCCGCTCCCAAACTGAGTGGATTGGCCAATAGATTGGCTTTTGAACAGGAACTCCAGCCGCTAGGAGAGACAGCCACAGCCATGCAAAGAGCCTTATCCATTGGCACCGAGCCAGCTATTGCCGCTGCCTGGGTATCGGGATTTCTGCATGGCAGTGCATTGTTGCTGATTCACAATCCGACCCTTTGGGACCTATTGGATGAATGGATTGGGGAGTTGCCCGACGCGAGATTTGAAGAATGCCTCCCCTTGTTGCGTAGGACATTTTCGCAGTTTGCACCGGGAGAACGCAGACAAATGGGGGGATTGGCACGGATGGGGACTTCTGAAGCTAAGCCCAATGGGCACCAGCCTACGGAATCTCTTGATCCCGATCGACTTAAGATTTTAGCGCCCATGTTAGATCTGTTGTTATCGCCCATTTCGCAGGAAGGAGAAGAAGCCTAAAGCTCAGATCTCGCAATCAGAACCATCAGAGAGACCGAAAAACACCCCGATGGATTCCTTTCGAATCCCTATATTGAAGGAGAATAAGGCTTTCTCCATTCGCGAGAAAGGCCTGAACAGCTTCATTGCCTAAACAGTAAAGATCATTCGCATGAATTGGATATCTCGAATATTGAGCATTGCCCTCTTGGGGATCATGAGTGCCAGCTGCCTGACCATCAAGGAATCCTATGTTTTCAAGAAAAATGGTTCCGGCACGATGCACTATCAAATCGACATGAGCGAAATGGCCATGCTCTTGAAATCTGCCATCGAAGAAGACGAAGAGGCCTCTGCTGGCGTCTCAGAGATGGATCTTTCCGATATCGCCGCCAAGCTTTCCGATGTGTCCGGGATTTCCAATGTCAAGCACGAACAAAACATGGAGGAATTCATCTTTGATGTATCCTTCAAATTCAAGGATATCCAGAGCTTGAATGAAGCACTTTCAGTCGTCTTCAAGCAAAGTGAGGAATCTGGACAGACTCCTCCTTCCTTCTCTTGGGACGGCAACAAAGTCACCCGTACGCACTCCCTGAGCGGCGAATTGACAGATGGATTTCTAGATGGAGAAGACGAGGAATCCGAGCAAGCTCGCATGTTTTTGGGACAAATGACCTACGAAATCGACTATACCTTCGCCAAGCCCATCAAGGTTGTCTATGGCCCTGAATCTGCTCAAGTAGGCGGAAAGAAGGATCGTGAGCTCAAGGTTTCCTCCAGCTTTCTGGAATTGGCGGAAACTCAGGATCGATTGGGCACAACCATCGTCCTGAAGTAATCCGGCCTCAACTCGCTCTACCTGATTGGCTTCTGCCGACCTTGCTTTTCCCGACATTTCCAGCACATGCAACGACTGCTTCGGAACTACCTTCGCCCCGAATTCGCTTCGTGGTTTTTCATCTTGGCCATTACCGCAGGACTATCCACCTCCAAAGCGATCATGAGTATCGCCACCGTGGCTTTTGGCTTTATGGGCCTTTGGTACCTTTGGGCTTACCGAGCCGACAAAACCTACATTCGGAGTTGGGATAGCAGGTGGGTATTGCTATTGTTCCTACTGGCGGTCGTTGCCATTTTCTGGACGGAAGATTCTGGAAGATGGCTGAGAGATGTCAAGCAAAAGATTCCGTTTCTGTGTATGGGCGTTGGGTTCATGTTGATTGGACCTTTCACCAAACGACAGTATGCAGGGATTTTCGTCGTGTTTTGCCTGACCCAATTCTTGCTGGGAATCCTCTCCTTGGGGATTGCACTGTCTGACTATGAGGCAGCATTGGAACTCGTCCGCACCAATTCCCACATCCCCATCCTCGGCTCCATCCACCACATCTATTTTGGGCTATTTCTCGGTATGAGTGTGTTTGTCGGGAGCCATCTCGTATTCGGCAATCCCTACGGCTGGAAGAAATGGCAAGTCACCACCATGGCGGTGATTACCATCACCAATCTAATCATACTCCATATTTTGGGAGCAAGAACAGCCCTTTTGGCCTTTTACAGCGGAGTGGTCTGGTTGGCGGCAGGACTGATTATTCAGCAGCGTAGATGGTGGTTAGGGTTTTCGGTTTTGGCGATGATCATCTTGTTGCCCTTGGCGAGCTACCAACTTGTTCCAGCGTTTCAATTACGCGTAGATGCAGCCGTATGGGATCTCGAGCAAATGGCTCATTCCGACAAGGATCTGACCAATCATTCTGCCTCCCTTCGAGTGCTTGCGTGGAGTGCTGCATGGGATTCCTACCTGACCGCTCCTTGGCTGGGAGTCGGCCCCGGGGATCTCAAATCCGAGATGCACGCCCAATATGAGGCACATCCCTCCGTTTATCGTGCTGACGACCTTCCCGAAGGTCCACACAACCAATATCTGGAACACCTTGCATCGCTAGGTCCGATCGGGCTCATCCTTCTGCTGGCTGTACTATTTGCGCCATTGTGGAGTCGACATGCATCCCCTAGCTTGCTGATGCTCTCTTTTGTAGGGCTTATTTCGGTAGGAATGCTCTTTGAATCCGTCCTTGAGCGGCAGGCAGGCATTTGTTTTTTCACTATATTTAGCCTGATTTTGCCGAGACATGGAATGGTCATTCGGAAAGATCATTGATGCAAACCGAAACTCCAAGCCACTGAATCACCCTAATCCTGACTCGACATCATGCTGACCTCAACCCGTACGCTTTTCCCTGTGCTCGGAATATGGTTGTGCGTGTGCCTGTTTAGCACACCCCTCGCCGCGCAAATCGGCCCACTCACCCAAGTCATCACCGACGAATCGGGCAATGATTGGGAGCTTCAATACCACAAAATTCAAAGTGGAGACAATCTCTACAAACTCTCCCGACAATACGATCTCACCCTAGAGGATCTCATGGACCTCAATGGCCTGAATAATCAATCCACCATCTATCCCGGCCAGCGAATTGTCGTAGGCAAGAAACCCGCCAATGAAGTGCTTCCCATGAGAGGGCAAGGCACCACTCCCGAAATCTCGAGAATCCCGAAACCTGCCAATGACCCCATCCTGCCACCCGCCGAAGATGAAGCTACGACTCTAGAAGTGAGCAAGGCGCGGATGCACAAAGAGTATTATGAAGTGGTGGCTGGAGACAATCTCTACGCCATCGCCCAGAAATTTGGCGTGACTGCCGAACAGCTTAGAGAATGGAATGGGGGCATCAGAACCGTAAAGCCCGGGCAAAATCTCGTCGTCGCCAAGACCCAAATCAATGTCGAGCAGGATGTAGTCCACGAGTTTCGCAAGTCCAGAAATGAGCATATCGCACCCATGACCGAGCGATCCGCCAACAATCCCGGCATTCCCGAAATCGAATCCACTACCGTAAATGCTGTCCCTCCGGCATACAAGCACTTGGGCAAGCACGCGCTTTCCTGCTCTTATGGCCGATATGACATTGGAGACGACAATTACGGCCGATTCTACGCCGTCCACAAAACCCTCAAGATCGGCACCAAGATCAATATTCCCATTCCGGGCAATGGAGGATTCTTCCAAGTGGAAATCATCGGGTCGCTTCCGCCCAACAGTGAAATCGAGATGGGGCTTTCTCCTGCTTCCATCCAGATCCTCACGGCTTCTGGACTCCCGACGTCATTGATGATCATTTACTAAGCATTGTTCCCTCTGAGTATTCTTCTGAATGGTATTTATCGAAACACCCCTTGGCAAAGCGTGGGAGGCCTACGATGATTCCGCCTCGCACAGATTTTTTACCTACAGCCAAGTGGTGATCATGCTGGTTTTGTTCGAATTGTTCCTTTGGATGGCGCAAACCGAGCATTTGTATGAGTACACAGGAGAAAAAGTCTGGATGTTGGTCAGCCTCATTTTCCCAGCCAGAACCACTTGGTTCTCGCTGGGAATTATCGGTTTTGGGCTGTACTACTGCATCACGGACTGGATGGGGATCAAGAATTTTGCGGAGAAGAAAGCCGACCGCGAAAAGGCTGCCAAGGACAAGAAATTCAAGCCCGCTCCCAAGGGGGCTTATCGTCCCAATTGGTATTATCTGCTCTTCCAGCTTTTCGAGGGCCTGATCTACGGCTCCTTGATGTTTGCCCTGTTGAAATGGGGCGTCTGGATTTTTATGCTGATTGCCACTCCCGACCCGGATATCCCGATCCCATTGGATGCGAGCATAAGCATGCAGGATATTCATTCGAATCCGATTCAGGACTTGGCGCTAGCATTCGGAGGAGGATTCTATGAAGAGTTGATTTTCAGAGGATTCCTTTTCTGGTGGCTGGTCTACGCAGGGAAGAAGATCAAATTCCTCAAGGATTTTGACATTGATGTCGAACCCGTCAGATTCCTCAAAACGTATCAGATCGCAGGCTCGTGGAAGGACGGCAAAGTTTTGACCGTCATTCTCACAGGATGCCTCATTTATAGCCTATCACATTACCTCTTTCCGTGGGGAGACACCTTGAGTTGGTACTCCTTCTTGCATCGATTCTTTTTCGGCCTCATCATGTACGCTATATTTGTGAATCGGAAATTTCCGGTCGCGGCTTGGACACATGCGGTTTACATGACTTGGTATTTCATCTTTTATTGAATTGTGTGGAACCCTCACCCCCGTTCGGCCCTCCCCCGGTGATTCTGTAACACGCGTAAACAGGAGCATTCCTCCTTTTTGACATTCACCTGATTCAGGACACACCACATGATTTACGAAAACATCATCGAAACCATCGGCGGAACGCCCATTGTGAAGCTCAACAGCGTGGCCTCACACATCAAGGCGACCGTTGCCGTCAAAGTGGAATACTTCAACCCCGGACACTCTATCAAGGATCGGATCGCCCTCCAGATGATCGAGGATGCGGAACGAGATGGACGAATCAAACCCGGTGGTACAATCATCGAATCCACCTCCGGCAACACGGGCATGGGACTTGCTCTCGCTGCAGCCGTCAAAGGATACCGCTGTATCTTCACGATGGCCGACAAGCAGTCTCAAGAGAAAATCGACATCCTACGTGCGGTAGGTGCCGAAGTTATCGTCTGCCCAACCAACGTAGAAGCCGAGGATCCTCGCTCCTATTACTCCATCGCAGGTCGGCTCTCCAAGGAGATCCCCAACTCGATCTGGATGAACCAGTATGACAATCCCAGCAACCGTGCAGCGCATATCGCCACCACGGGGCCTGAGATTTGGAGACAGACCGAAGGCAAAGTGACCCACTTTGTCGCGGGCATGGGTACTTGCGGAACCATCACGGGAATTTCTTCCTACCTCAAAGAGCAAAATCCCAATATCCAAACTGTCGGAATCGACACCTACGGCTCTGTATTCAAAAAACTGAAAGAGACGGGTAAAGTAGATACTAATGAGATCTACCCATACCTGACAGAAGGAATCGGCGAGGATATCGTCCCAGAAAACTGTGATATGTCCTTGATCGACGAAATCATCAAGGTATCTGACAAGGATGGCGCCCTGATGGCGCGGAAGCTTTCCAAAATGGAAGGACTGTTTGTGGGCTGGTCTTGTGGATCTGCCGTTTTCGGTGCTTTGGAGTATGCTGCCAAAAACCTCGGTCGCGACGACCTCATGGTGATTATTCTTCCTGACCATGGCTCTCGCTACCTCGGCAAGGTCTACAATGACCAATGGATGCAGACCCATGACTTCCTCGATGAAGGAACCATGATGACCGCCGAAGAGATCCTCAAATTCAAGACGGATCGCCGCAAAGTCATCACCCTCAACACGTCCCAAACGCTTGCTGAGGCCATCGCGGTCATGCGCGAGCAGGATGTGTCCCAAATCCCTGTATCAGATGGTGTGAGCATCGTAGGAAGTGTCAATGAGACGCGGGTCCTCAACACGATCCTCGATGACCCAAGCCTCAAGGAAGGCCCTGTCACTCAGGCCATGAGCGATCCATTCCCGTTCGTCTTGCGATCCACCAGATTGGATATTATCAGCAAGTTGATCAATAAAGATAATCCGGCCGTACTCGTCCAAGGTGACAATGGCAGCTTGGAGATTATCACCAAATTCGACTTGATTGGCGTTTTGGCTCGATAAGATTCCAGCAAAAAACAAAATTGGGGACTCGCCACCATCAGTTGGCGAGTCCCCTTTGCTTGTAGACACACGGGCTACCTACGCTTCAGACCCGCTAAATCTTGTCCCTTTTCAACTGGATACTCCCTGTCCGAAGCCCAAACCCATTGGTTTGATTAACAAATTCCTATTAATTCTGGTAGCAAAATATTAACATTGTCTAGATCAATTCCGATCTTGCGCACTTATCATTTCTCCAATTTGTTGCATTTGGTTTTTCCCTCAAAGATCGACGCAAACCATACGAGCAGTTGATCTTCATTCTCGTCAATTCCCCCACCATGTCTACCCCTATCATTCAAACCGAACGGCTAAACCTGAGAACTTGGCTCCCCAAGGATTTCGCGCCCATGGCAGAGCTGAACTTGGATGAACGTGTGATGGCTTACTTTCCTTCTACCCAATCCCCTGAGGACACTCAGAATTTCATGGATCGAATGAATAAGCTGTATGATGAACGGGGATATTGTTTCTTTGCGATCGAATTGCGCGAGACGAGTGCATTTATCGGGATGACTGGCCTTTCCTTTGTAGACTGGAAGGCTGATTTCACCCCTTGCGTCGAGATCGGATGGAGACTCAGGCGATCCGCATGGAACCAGGGATATGCTACGGAAGCCGCTACCGCCTGCCTAGAATTTGGGTTTCAGCAGCTTGAACTCGATGAAATCCTATCCTTCGCCAGTCACGCCAACCTTCCCTCAATCGCCGTCATGGAGCGCATCGGCATGACCAAGCGAAGTGAATTCCAACACCCTAAGCTCTTGGAACATCCGAGCCTGAATCCCTGCGTCCTGTATGGAATCACCATAGATGAGCCAATTAAGGCCAAGTATGCAGGCTAAAACCTCTTGCCGATATTTCGCAATTTTTGCAGCGTAAAATTACTTGCCTATGTATGGATTTCGGGCAAATTTCCAGTCTTGCTGAAAATACTACCTCATGCAACTAGCTTTACGCGTTTTAGCCATCATTTGCCTCCTCGTGGGCTTTCATTCCCTGAGGGCGCAGACCCACCTTTCTGGACAACTGATCAATGTC is a window from the Pontibacter sp. G13 genome containing:
- a CDS encoding SWIM zinc finger family protein translates to MNLEYIQTLAPDAAHLQRSQKFSRPATWETIGGNEQAIWGTCSGSGRTPYQTKVDLHGIAYSCTCPSRKFPCKHALGLLLLKAKDPGKIPFKTQPEWVTTWLEKRALKAAQKDKPATPIDEEAQAKRKAQRMDNMAAGIRELRLWLQDAVRMGTADLSQQPNTYWEALRARMVDAQVSGLAGRIDRLASAFQSGDWHEYAAQNIAELFLITEAFERRESLSDALQTELMTLLGSHAKKEEILQQAGNQDQWLIVGQRFELGERFTTRRTWLQGMSSGKSALILDFSAGGRNYDYQLVPGTIVEAVLAWYPSPAPVRALIKQQIKMCPNQPFAPVHKNFASFQRAYAQALSIHPFFGLAPCSVSQMKLQAIEDRWHLIDQEGRAVPITRNWPLLWNLLAISGGHTIDVFGEWDGQSLWPLSASLDGQWYALTPPLTYDHEAD
- a CDS encoding O-antigen ligase family protein, coding for MQRLLRNYLRPEFASWFFILAITAGLSTSKAIMSIATVAFGFMGLWYLWAYRADKTYIRSWDSRWVLLLFLLAVVAIFWTEDSGRWLRDVKQKIPFLCMGVGFMLIGPFTKRQYAGIFVVFCLTQFLLGILSLGIALSDYEAALELVRTNSHIPILGSIHHIYFGLFLGMSVFVGSHLVFGNPYGWKKWQVTTMAVITITNLIILHILGARTALLAFYSGVVWLAAGLIIQQRRWWLGFSVLAMIILLPLASYQLVPAFQLRVDAAVWDLEQMAHSDKDLTNHSASLRVLAWSAAWDSYLTAPWLGVGPGDLKSEMHAQYEAHPSVYRADDLPEGPHNQYLEHLASLGPIGLILLLAVLFAPLWSRHASPSLLMLSFVGLISVGMLFESVLERQAGICFFTIFSLILPRHGMVIRKDH
- a CDS encoding DUF5691 domain-containing protein — encoded protein: MKQTDLHTSLTLGLNRRPFRTEESVQTQEDLAFLRALTRHEKERQGASISQIVSITDSITAPVETAAWTPMMATSILKRMISQDQSSSVEEACTLAADLDYHIAPDALPSLLEYAESNTPPPFFLQVLGERGRWLAGQHPTWKRMLPPSEDSWEYGNPETRLRFLTFLRQEDPSHARELLEATASQESPQTLAKFIGTFRIGLTQADNDFVETMRAHRRKEIRTAATEVQAFIEGGGRDLRLRNALGPYLKIHKGMLGKARWEVTLPTQFQDAWKAEGIQAKSKNVYQDLGQKSIWMAQLVAGVSPKHWESISNKSAEQLVSMTLQSEWGFMLIHGFIAATVRFRDPDWAAALLNLYSVRKPYQFPAFKEKRMGTWDREVISHLFQEDQLATLLDTVSRTQRIQMLGTLNEGSFWQAYHWLPHLPEPLTEGAALTVCKMLKFQLDQFHHSLPHSVRRFTYDLPKYTHWIPPKLYPQVAQIWAWNPLEVQWYHPYLERALHQLDLRYRFYQSMNQA
- a CDS encoding LysM domain-containing protein; amino-acid sequence: MLTSTRTLFPVLGIWLCVCLFSTPLAAQIGPLTQVITDESGNDWELQYHKIQSGDNLYKLSRQYDLTLEDLMDLNGLNNQSTIYPGQRIVVGKKPANEVLPMRGQGTTPEISRIPKPANDPILPPAEDEATTLEVSKARMHKEYYEVVAGDNLYAIAQKFGVTAEQLREWNGGIRTVKPGQNLVVAKTQINVEQDVVHEFRKSRNEHIAPMTERSANNPGIPEIESTTVNAVPPAYKHLGKHALSCSYGRYDIGDDNYGRFYAVHKTLKIGTKINIPIPGNGGFFQVEIIGSLPPNSEIEMGLSPASIQILTASGLPTSLMIIY
- a CDS encoding AAA family ATPase, which produces MSQAIRQHAEQAFEAEIEALKQVDTYPKPPNWQLSPWAVLQYLMGGTLENGFELEPKYIGNSRVIEIAIATLATDRALLLLGVPGTAKTWVAEHLTAAISGDSTLLVQGTAGTPEEAIRYSWNYAQLLSKGPNREALVPSPIMRAMELGKIGRVEELTRLPADVQDTLITLLSEKMLPIPELEDEVMAQQGFNLIATANDRDKGVNDLSSALRRRFNTVILPLPATLEEEVDIVSTRVSSIGKMLQLPTEAPAVDEIKRLVTIFRELRGGKSLDGSTRLKSPSSTLSTAEAISVAIQGISLASHFGDGTLKAKDLAGGLVGAIVKEPDADQMVLKEYLETVVKERGDWKDLYRAVKEIL
- a CDS encoding DUF5682 family protein, encoding MGTHIFGIRHHGPGSARMLARALEELQPDCILIEGPPEGDKLIHHITHPDMVPPVALLLYHPKAIDRAVYYPFAEFSPEWQAIRHGLRHQVHTQFMDLSPGYYWPKDNEPAGEIPLAPPKQDLLGRIAEVAGYPKGESWWEETVERRYDQADHFEALNELIGTVRAQLEETHPTDLHTLRREAMMRKHIRAAMKKFDRIAVVCGAFHGPALATLPAAKADNALLKGMKKAKYVATWIPWTYERLSYFSGYGAGVTSPALYELLFEHDREGLVQTWMTRVARLFRSEDMDGSPAHVIEAVRLAEALALLRGHTVPGLDELFEAVQTVFCFGDDAPLELVQQQLIIGDNMGTVPDDAPTLPLQAHIRALQKRLRLAVSNSASTVELDLRKPFHLEKSHFLHRLQLLGIKWANPAESRASLGTFRETWQLKWRPEHEIQVVEAATWGNTLPQASATKVRQILKNGPTLPQLAELLEQLFRAELPDEVYRVSRALSEEVALDADVRHLMGTLPALVRMMRYGDVRKTQSEQVEEVLKAILPRICIGLPNACRNLDEDHQTELFEQFIALNQAMQIALGLPAFSAFQPNWKGLLLQLGNMELSAPKLSGLANRLAFEQELQPLGETATAMQRALSIGTEPAIAAAWVSGFLHGSALLLIHNPTLWDLLDEWIGELPDARFEECLPLLRRTFSQFAPGERRQMGGLARMGTSEAKPNGHQPTESLDPDRLKILAPMLDLLLSPISQEGEEA